A single genomic interval of Nonomuraea rubra harbors:
- a CDS encoding amidohydrolase family protein yields the protein MTSTILIKNGVVIDTEPEPVVLGRVDVRVDGGTITAVGPGLPAEPGAEVIDATGRLVLPGFVDTHRHTWQAGIRAVAPDVDFGGYMRRIITELAPRHRPRDLYAGNLAGALECLDSGVTTLLDWSHAQFSPEHTEAAVRALRESGIRAVFGYCYGGRNGGVAEETRRVRETLFDTPGLVTMAVAAIGPEIAGEKRALAEWRVAAELGLPVTAHLGGHGGESAARGLAFLEDNGLLSTPTTFVHALHYTDEQLKRIAATGATASVSPVDEMSLGLGYPTTGSLRAAGIPTGLSADTVVCSPGDMFSQMRTAHLLERGRPGGAGLGFTTRDALRMATIEGAQVVGLGDVVGSLRPGKQADLQLLRTDTLGMAAAHDPIGAIVLNADTGCVDTVMVAGRVLKRGGQMLHQDLASVLAALAETAGAVVAV from the coding sequence ATGACATCCACCATCCTGATCAAGAACGGGGTCGTCATCGACACCGAGCCCGAGCCCGTGGTGCTGGGCCGGGTGGACGTACGCGTGGACGGCGGCACGATCACCGCGGTCGGTCCCGGCCTGCCCGCCGAGCCGGGCGCCGAGGTGATCGACGCGACCGGGCGGCTCGTGCTGCCCGGGTTCGTCGACACGCACCGCCACACCTGGCAGGCCGGCATCAGGGCGGTCGCGCCCGACGTCGACTTCGGCGGCTACATGCGCCGGATCATCACCGAGCTCGCCCCCCGCCACCGCCCGCGCGACCTCTACGCGGGCAACCTGGCCGGCGCCCTGGAGTGCCTCGACTCCGGCGTCACCACGCTGCTCGACTGGTCCCACGCCCAGTTCAGCCCCGAGCACACCGAGGCCGCCGTACGGGCGCTGCGCGAGTCCGGCATCAGGGCCGTCTTCGGCTACTGCTACGGCGGCCGGAACGGCGGGGTGGCAGAGGAGACCCGGCGCGTCCGCGAGACCCTGTTCGACACGCCCGGCCTGGTCACGATGGCGGTCGCGGCCATCGGGCCGGAGATCGCGGGCGAGAAGCGCGCCCTGGCGGAGTGGCGCGTGGCCGCCGAGCTGGGCCTGCCGGTCACCGCGCACCTGGGCGGGCACGGCGGCGAGAGCGCCGCCAGAGGGCTGGCCTTCCTGGAGGACAACGGGCTGCTGTCCACCCCGACCACGTTCGTGCACGCCCTGCACTACACCGACGAGCAGCTCAAGCGCATCGCCGCCACCGGCGCCACCGCCTCGGTCTCGCCCGTGGACGAGATGAGCCTCGGCCTCGGCTACCCCACCACCGGCAGCCTCAGGGCGGCGGGCATCCCGACCGGGCTCAGCGCCGACACGGTGGTGTGCTCGCCCGGCGACATGTTCAGCCAGATGCGCACCGCCCACCTGCTCGAACGCGGCCGCCCCGGCGGCGCGGGCCTCGGCTTCACCACCCGCGACGCGCTGCGCATGGCCACCATCGAGGGCGCGCAGGTGGTCGGGCTCGGCGACGTTGTCGGCTCGCTGCGGCCGGGCAAGCAGGCCGACCTGCAGCTCCTGCGTACGGACACGCTCGGCATGGCCGCCGCGCACGACCCCATCGGCGCGATCGTGCTGAACGCCGACACCGGTTGCGTGGACACGGTCATGGTCGCGGGGCGTGTGCTGAAGAGAGGTGGGCAGATGCTCCATCAGGACCTGGCATCGGTCCTGGCGGCCCTGGCGGAGACCGCCGGGGCGGTGGTCGCCGTGTGA
- a CDS encoding YihY/virulence factor BrkB family protein: MASLTERVASVKAWGRVKLDHWRVRRLSLDHLVRAAQRYQLQSGDRLAGAVTYFAFLSFFPLLVLGYSVLGFVVATSQATREAMNQAITERLPGIMDKLNFDLEQIAQAKTTAGIIGLLGLLYAGLGALDALRGALREMSMTTAPPLDFFLGKLRDLASLILLGVTAISSVLVAGFATTATDHVMKLVFGGDSLAGWLTLRVAGVTASVGADWLLFVILLGWVARPTQPFRVIAKGALLGAILFGVLKQIATLLLASTMGNVVYGAFAAIAGLLVWMNFSARLILFVAAWTATAGLCPPPSPSPIPSTEVDGPPGDGPAPGPAPSRRSEA, from the coding sequence ATGGCGAGTCTTACCGAACGCGTCGCTTCGGTGAAGGCCTGGGGCCGCGTCAAGCTGGACCACTGGCGGGTACGCAGGCTCTCGCTCGACCATCTCGTCCGGGCGGCCCAGCGCTACCAGCTCCAGTCCGGCGACCGGCTGGCCGGTGCGGTCACCTACTTCGCGTTCCTGTCCTTCTTCCCCCTGCTGGTGCTGGGGTACTCGGTGCTCGGCTTCGTGGTGGCCACCAGCCAGGCCACCCGCGAGGCGATGAACCAGGCGATCACCGAGCGGCTGCCGGGCATCATGGACAAGCTGAACTTCGACCTGGAGCAGATCGCCCAGGCCAAGACGACCGCGGGCATCATCGGCCTGCTCGGCCTGCTCTACGCCGGGCTCGGCGCGCTGGACGCGCTGCGCGGGGCGCTGCGCGAGATGTCGATGACCACCGCGCCGCCGCTCGACTTCTTCCTCGGCAAGCTGCGCGACCTGGCCTCGCTGATCCTGCTGGGCGTCACGGCGATCTCGTCCGTGCTGGTCGCGGGGTTCGCCACGACCGCCACCGACCACGTCATGAAGCTCGTGTTCGGCGGGGACTCGCTGGCAGGCTGGCTGACGCTGCGGGTCGCCGGGGTGACGGCGAGCGTGGGGGCCGACTGGCTGCTGTTCGTGATCCTGCTCGGCTGGGTGGCCAGGCCCACCCAGCCGTTCCGGGTGATCGCCAAGGGCGCCCTGCTGGGCGCGATCCTGTTCGGGGTGCTCAAGCAGATCGCCACGCTGCTGCTGGCCAGCACGATGGGCAACGTGGTGTACGGCGCGTTCGCCGCCATCGCCGGCCTGCTGGTCTGGATGAACTTCTCGGCCCGGCTCATCCTCTTCGTCGCCGCCTGGACGGCCACCGCCGGGCTCTGCCCGCCGCCGTCCCCGTCGCCGATCCCGTCCACGGAGGTGGACGGCCCGCCGGGGGACGGCCCGGCGCCCGGGCCGGCGCCGTCGCGGCGGTCAGAGGCGTGA
- a CDS encoding MarR family winged helix-turn-helix transcriptional regulator: protein MKPDEIDAMVPRWQEAGLSSSLIATLELGKRVSRLNQLFEQAIKADLAELGLTYAEFDVLAALLRAPSCRMRPSELAKSLFLTSGGISNVLQRLSAAGYVEREADEGDARSRWVRLTGEGRRMAEAALETTAGAYHDVSAGVPEEAVRQAADALREILTHLSRRRYR from the coding sequence GTGAAACCGGACGAGATCGACGCGATGGTGCCCCGCTGGCAGGAAGCGGGCCTGTCGTCGTCGCTCATCGCCACCCTGGAGCTGGGCAAGCGCGTCTCGCGGCTCAACCAGCTGTTCGAGCAGGCGATCAAGGCCGATCTGGCGGAGCTGGGGCTGACGTACGCGGAGTTCGACGTGCTGGCGGCACTGCTGCGGGCGCCGTCCTGCCGGATGCGGCCCAGCGAGCTGGCCAAGTCGCTCTTCCTCACCTCGGGCGGCATCAGCAACGTGCTGCAGCGGCTGAGCGCGGCCGGGTACGTCGAGCGCGAGGCGGACGAGGGCGACGCGCGCAGCCGCTGGGTACGGCTCACCGGCGAGGGGCGCCGCATGGCGGAGGCCGCGCTGGAGACCACCGCCGGCGCCTACCACGACGTCAGCGCGGGAGTCCCCGAGGAGGCCGTCCGGCAGGCGGCCGACGCGCTGCGCGAGATCCTCACCCACCTGAGCCGCCGCCGCTACCGCTGA
- a CDS encoding MarR family winged helix-turn-helix transcriptional regulator, translating into MTYEMDEQSTPEQLRALPSRMLTQVAMYSDRLAGERLGAVGARKWHYAALVALHASGPASQAELSRRTGIYRSDMVAVLNELEEHGHVERAPDPADRRRNVITMTASGRRHLERLDRLVADLQDDLLAPLTGPEREQFSALLARLWAHHSRA; encoded by the coding sequence GTGACGTACGAGATGGACGAGCAGTCCACCCCCGAGCAGCTCCGCGCGCTGCCCAGCCGGATGCTGACGCAGGTGGCGATGTACAGCGACCGGCTCGCCGGCGAGCGCCTCGGCGCGGTGGGCGCCCGCAAGTGGCACTACGCGGCACTCGTCGCGCTGCACGCGTCAGGCCCCGCGAGCCAGGCCGAGCTGAGCAGGCGCACCGGCATCTACCGCAGCGACATGGTCGCCGTACTCAACGAGCTGGAGGAGCACGGCCACGTCGAGCGCGCGCCGGACCCCGCCGACCGCCGCCGCAACGTCATCACCATGACCGCCTCGGGCCGCCGCCACCTGGAACGGCTCGACCGGCTCGTCGCCGACCTTCAGGACGACCTGCTCGCGCCACTGACCGGACCGGAACGTGAACAGTTCTCCGCTTTGCTCGCCCGGCTGTGGGCCCATCATTCGCGGGCCTGA
- a CDS encoding haloalkane dehalogenase, giving the protein MPKIDVLDSEMYYEESGEGVPFVFLHGNPASSHIWREVLPGVAGPGRRLLAPDLIGMGRSGKPGLAYRFADHARYLDAWFDALGLDEAVLVGHDWGGALAFDRAARHPGRVRGVAFLETFVRPLSWAELGDGPRARAETIRSADGESLVLDKNLLLETAFTGGVLHPLSERERRPYLEPYPTRESRRPLLEWARSQPIGGEPADVVERIEAYGRWLAGSGDVPKLLLTFDSSPTLLITERMAAWCAENIAALEIEHCGPAGHHAPEDSPGAIATAVAAWAARQGL; this is encoded by the coding sequence ATGCCGAAGATCGACGTGCTCGACTCCGAGATGTACTACGAGGAATCCGGAGAGGGTGTCCCCTTTGTCTTCCTGCACGGCAACCCCGCCTCCTCGCACATCTGGCGCGAGGTGCTGCCGGGCGTGGCCGGGCCGGGCCGCCGCCTGCTCGCCCCCGACCTGATCGGCATGGGCCGCTCGGGCAAGCCCGGCCTGGCCTACCGGTTCGCCGACCACGCCCGGTACCTCGACGCCTGGTTCGACGCGCTGGGGCTCGACGAGGCGGTGCTGGTCGGTCACGACTGGGGCGGCGCCCTGGCCTTCGACCGGGCGGCCCGCCACCCGGGGCGGGTGCGCGGCGTGGCGTTCCTGGAGACCTTCGTGCGGCCGCTGAGCTGGGCGGAGCTGGGCGACGGGCCGCGGGCCAGGGCTGAGACGATCAGGAGCGCCGACGGCGAGTCGCTGGTGCTCGACAAGAACCTCCTGCTGGAGACCGCGTTCACCGGAGGCGTGCTGCACCCGCTGAGCGAGCGGGAGCGGCGGCCGTACCTGGAGCCGTACCCGACGCGGGAGAGCCGGCGGCCGCTGCTGGAGTGGGCGCGCTCGCAGCCGATCGGTGGCGAGCCCGCCGACGTGGTCGAGCGGATCGAGGCCTACGGCAGGTGGCTGGCGGGCAGCGGTGACGTGCCCAAGCTGCTGCTCACCTTCGACTCCTCGCCGACGCTGCTCATCACCGAGCGGATGGCGGCCTGGTGCGCGGAGAACATCGCCGCCCTGGAGATCGAGCACTGCGGCCCGGCGGGCCACCACGCGCCGGAGGACAGCCCTGGCGCCATCGCCACCGCCGTCGCGGCCTGGGCCGCCCGGCAGGGACTGTGA